The following proteins come from a genomic window of Salvia hispanica cultivar TCC Black 2014 chromosome 4, UniMelb_Shisp_WGS_1.0, whole genome shotgun sequence:
- the LOC125221012 gene encoding uncharacterized protein LOC125221012, with product MGNCLVLEQKSVSVMKTDGKVIEYKSPIRVHQILCDYSHHAISDKLPVVKHLHPNTELLQGRVYYLLPIPVVPQPAKKKKRVRFSDEVVEEERRRATGAVRIKLLITKQELQAMLAKEGLSVEKMISKVQKEPLEIAVLDSIPELDD from the coding sequence aTGGGAAACTGCTTAGTTCTTGAGCAAAAATCTGTGAGTGTAATGAAGACAGATGGAAAGGTCATTGAATACAAATCTCCCATTAGAGTCCACCAAATTCTGTGTGACTATTCTCACCATGCCATATCTGATAAACTCCCAGTAGTAAAACACCTGCATCCCAACACCGAGCTTCTCCAAGGCCGCGTGTACTATCTTCTCCCCATCCCGGTGGTGCCCCAGCcagccaagaagaagaagagggtCCGCTTCTCAGATGAGGTTGTGGAGGAAGAGAGACGACGGGCCACGGGGGCCGTGAGGATCAAGCTTCTGATCACCAAGCAAGAGCTGCAGGCAATGCTTGCCAAAGAGGGACTTTCGGTTGAAAAGATGATCTCAAAGGTGCAGAAAGAGCCACTCGAGATCGCCGTCTTGGATAGTATCCCTGAGCTAGATGACTAG